tgtggttagatatatcgcacatttaagcccagagatagtgtcacaatgctaactctgtacaagtcaattgttaagctacatattttttttgtttgttttttcgaggacttttctaaccgcttcagggaatgtaatcctttGCAATATATCTATATAAAATCTATTCAATGCATAAATTTCAAGACACTGAttgtcggacgaccgaccactctgttggctaaacagtacaataaaccggtttgcgATTAATTtccaggagaccatccattgtaatGTTCGTCCAACACAATGGTTGTTGGTTCGACATTCAGTCCCTATAAATCTATTGCCAATGTCAGTAAACCCAAATGAGAATCGGACTCCGACAACAAGGAACAGGATtgccaggtggcaggattgAGCGGCAAAGACCTCAAAAGCGGCGGAATGAAAAACTTACTTTCGGCGGAAAATCTTGATTGACATTAAACTAAAACAGGGGCGAAATATGGcggaatagaaaaaaatggccggtaggtttttcaagcaaaaaaggaaaaggtgGCACAAAGTATCGGCATAAAATCATGAAATTGGTATGGCGAAGGTAATGCTTGGTTTTGTTATCTAAATTGGTCAACTTCAAGTTGAAACTACGAGTTTGAAACTGAATTAGGCTTTAAGCTGACACAGTTTCTTAAAACACAATGCCTTCACACAACAACCAAATCCATAAATTAAGGAggaaaaatgtttgcaatgtaatttcttttttcattctttacaacttgagtccggccaattcctAAAAATTTGGTTAAACACTTGAGTACATATTTTTTAGACATTGAGTTTAAATTCCAAAAGGtagtcaaaactagttttccttaTGGGCAATACGTAGAAACACTAGAGGTCCCTGGCGCCATCCGGGCCAGGTTGGAACTCCAGACAGGGTGAATAGCCCGTGGATTGGAGCCACGACATCTAGATATTGATTGAGGGACCCCAGAGATCATGGAAGTGACCTTACTTTGGGGTCTTGTTGAAGCTTGAAAAGCCTCTCAGATCGATCTCAAAGGCCAAGCTCAGGATCCACATTAACTCTATTATGAAGGCAATCCAGGCCTCAGTCAACTGTAATGAACTTGTAAGCTTTGCCTCATTAAAAatccatgaacgcgttttgAGGGTTTATGCAGTGGATTCAATGATCGTGTCCAGGTTTGACCCGAGGTGTGGCTGAAGACAATGGAGTCTTCTCCCCAAAACAAGGCGGCCTGCAAATTTATCTGCTGTTAAACGTTAAACAGCCACCACACTCTTGGTGATGGCTTGGTGGTTTCCATTTACCTTCAAGGCAGTTGCATTCACTAGTCCAACAAGCCCCGTTGTGGAACGAACAGCTTTAGATTTTGTCTGATCCACATATTTTGATCCTGTCATCCAATCTGACTGAGCATCACAAATGTCATGTGCCTTCCTTTACTTTTGGAAATCAAGAAGAGTTCTCAACCAATATCATTCATAACATTCATGCTCATAGTCCCTCTCGGAGGGATGGAACTAACTTTTTAAGTGATCAAATACCAATTAGCCCGATGAGGCATGAGAAAGCAACGGTACCGTTGGACCATTCAACCCTTGGGGTGTCAATTCActcagaaaatttgaagagTTGTCCTACTGAATGCTGTTTATATCAAACTAGGAAGGATATTGTCTTACTAATTATTCTAATCGCTGTCTTGAACCACGCATATCTATAATTGTTGACCGTGCACCGAACCTTAATTCTTAATTGAACTTTGGAAGCATGAAATAAACACAAGCACATTGTTACTATTTATCAAAAGCATGCTCTGAATATTGTCTTAACTCTTTACCAAACCTTTTCTGGTTGCTCCTAATGATAGAAATCATTGTCTTTACGTACCTACAAAGGAGGGCATGGCAAAGCAAAACGTTAACGTTGTTGATCCAGAATTTTTCAATGCAACCGTCGACTTTGTAAACCCAAAGTGGTACTTTTCACTCACTgttctttgaattttgatttgtaatttggtccaaaattcaGGCAAACCTTTCCAGCATCCAGCTTGGCCAATGacataatgaaaaagaaaaacttacTGTAAGTTAACTGATGTTCATATCATCCAATAAAGGCCAGAACCAGGTTGAAAATCTTTCACATCAAGACAATGTGCTAACCACTATGCTACGTGCCCTCGCCTAACAATAGAAACTCGCTATatattttgggcatttttctagcttgATTTTGTTCTTGCCAACTTGTAAACAAAGATATCGTAGGGTTATTGACCCTAACATTCTTCTATCTGTTTGCCCTTCTTATGCGTTATCACAACAACATTTACAAAATGGGTGTGACgtaaaacattttaaaaatattcTGAACAAATCTTCACGACATaattgttcttgtttttaaggtacaattgtttttttcatgcagGAGCATTTTGCCGTTTTGTGATATTACTAAAAGCAAATAACTTGGACGAACTGAGAAACGTCTTGCGATAGATCACACAAAAACGTCATATCAAATGCTTGCTCGCACTACGGGAAGACAAGTGTTGAATGTGTACCATTCTACATTGCCACAAAGTGAAGTCCAGCAAGATCAGATGCAGCCAGGCTGGAcaggtttttttcaaccagcaatgctagctcgtgcaaaatcaatgctaaaaaatgctaattggaattcgaaaatgctactcttttataagaaaagcaaaataatcatggtgctcataaagaacttcagtttcacaattcaattatatttggcactctttgacaggataTGTTCAggcgacatcttgaaaattatacttttagaaaaaaaaacatttgaaaaaggcaaaaatctaaagaaaaacctggcagtgaaaattgattcagttgcgtttatgatattctcctaattttgaaccctgagacttagaaggggacaccaaaaagtgacaagttttatttgagcaaaaatgtattttcaggatttgaacaaggttttttatgcacaattaaaattgatcttatcggcaaaaaatgttcatcttggcgagattagatcaagaaaataagataaaatgttttttgatcgtgcatcatgcttcaaagcggaagagctgcaataagtttctttatccatagagctcaattgttgtcaatctcttctattttgatttttttgctattttgaatcttgtgatttggtttacctcaaatgtggggGGAATACTTTTCGGAGAACAATGTCATTAACCAAAACATgcatgtttgtttgaattttatagtgaaattaacccatacttacattttaCTTAATGATTGGTACTTCTTCATTAAACactcactgaccattttaatcaattgtttaatttgtgttagccaacccaaaatctcTGGTGAGCcaaaaatctgtttacaaacagaaattaggctaaacctccttttgaattgagaagcaattagaataaatcattttgcatccttcatgtaaagtaaacagtggaattagcttttttggctacagcgtatcaatttcattcaacgggAAAGGGATcctatgaaagaacattgttaacaccgccaaatgtagttcactttctttttttattttgcttttcttcccttttggtcatgttttgaaatgatgaagtgaaataatgctagaaaaatgctaaaatgctagacaatatctcacaatgcttggactatgcaaataatgctagtttggtgctaaaaaacagaacaatgctaataaaaaaattgcaatgctagcggccttgaattaatgctaattttcaaaaattagcatcgaaaaatgctacctggtcagCCTGGATGCAGCACTATGTTAGCTTGATGAAAGGGTGCGTGAGCGGTCATAACTTTTGAGCAGAGTTCAAAAAGGTTTCGTTTCACACGTCTGGAGTTTGACTTGATTGCGGTAAAAAGTTTCACCAATGACCTTCCAAAACTGTGGACCAatacacggacttctagaaatatggactgcgaatgaGCTTCCTggcaaattggcctgctcttggtcatagccactctgagccacttttcgaatcaaaataataaaataagaaatgtaggTCCCTccaattaacggtaggtcaattttatatcacTTACATGCAAAGTtaatcgtttcaaagttctgttgtcaaaagcttatgtagctgaccaagatcaggctaaaaattcaaattttatgtagtgtttactacataactttgaacatgtctcctgagttccctaagcataggtttaggctcaaacttggctgagttcatctattcaacaacatcttgtggtcgtattaagtgcttatttggaataagatgagtgGTTTAGGatataggatatttttgcttctgtttgcagtccatatctctagaagtccgggACCAATATAATGTTGCCAACCAATGGCTTGAGAAATTTCTTGCCTGGCTACCAAATGGTGATATTGGAAATTTCCTATCTGAAGTAGGAGCAAGTTTTAATGATGTGCCCAAGTGTGAACTACTTTTATATCAATTGTGTTTATGGCCTTAGCAGCACgtcattttttcatctcttAGATTCTGGAGCTTGTGTGTTAGCATAAGAATAAAgatgtcaaaattgttctAAAGGCAAAAGATATCTATTGTTATGAActtaaaaaagatgaaatcagCACATATATATGTCTATGTGGTTCATCTACCATTTGACCCTTGATTTAGCTAAAAATAGCAacactttcttttttaaatattttttttcctaccCACCTTCCAGAGAAACTGCCACCTCATTgattgaacaaaagcatccataAACTAAGCATTGCTAAACCAACAACTGGGACTGCTCAAAACAATCAAGTGCAAATACGGAAAAGGCATCATTTTGTGCTGGGAGCCTTAATGATTTTTacaattttggctcaaaaaaattcgactctttttttatttttttcccgtATTTTATAAAATGAATCGAAATTTATTTTTTCGCAATTCCCAATCCAATTTTATTGCCTTCAATGAAttgattgtttgattttttgacttattGTACAACTTTTCAAGATTATGGATCATGAGTTACAAACCAATAAACTACAAATAATtgcacttgagtcttttactcaattttggaTGAGTACTTTAGAGAGGATTTGAGTCTGGACCTGTCAAAAACaagatctttttctttaaattttgcAAGACAAATccttttgcttgacctgactatagtaaaagactcaagtcctctGCCAGGCTCGAGTCTATTGCTGGACTTGAGTTTGGATTTGGCAAGTCTGGCAAAAGTTGCTAGagacttttttctttaattgtAAAGGAATGTCAGTTCTTGAAGAGAAAATGCTAAGCTTTGGGTGGTTATTAATCTTCAAAAATAGTTCTAAGGCACTAATTTGGGAATAAAATCAAGCCCATTTTTGCTCTATTTTGCCCTGTTTGCTCTTTCTAAAGCGCCTTGTATTGATGAATTTAAAGAATACAATTTACAACCACATTTAAAGAAACTTTAAAGcaacatgttttcatttttttcaaaaaaagaacttttttatgggatattccttttttcaccATAACATTATGAATTTACAAATTTGGCGACCGATTTTCATGGACATTTTTTGTGATGAAATAgttgatttgtttttgcaacCTTTACATTTACATGTATTTTATTATGGAACGAAAATTAATCTTTCCAGCCGTCCCCAAGTTTATCAGTGCAtatattttgacaagtttatcTTCAAACATTTGTGCACATGTGGCTAATattttgtttgatctttcGGTCAATGAAGATCATATACATGTGCACACTTTGGCCGGGTCTGTCCATGACTATTTTTCAAGAGATAAGTCAAATAATTTTATGATTAAAGTCAGCTTCACGAATTTTTTTTGACTCTGATAAAATGTGGCACAAAGTGCAAGGATATACAAGTAACTCATTTGAATAGGGGTTACTCTCCTTCCCTAAAGCCAAAGGTCGCCCATGTCACTCATGTAAGTAGTACATACACAGGAGGCCAAACAGCGACTGCAACGTTCTAGATCTTGTGCTCTGTGGCAAGTATGAGTGTACTGTATATGTACCAGAACGTTCATGCTAGAATGACGTGCCCAGTTGAGTTGATTCGCTCCATCCCCTCCACCCATCcattcatctatccatccgTTGAAGCACAACTCAGACTCAGATAGTAGTTCGATGTATACTAGCAAACACATAAAGAGCCCTCTTCCAGCTGAAATCACGCCACTTTAATTGCTGTAATCCAAGATTATTAGTCTACGATTGACCCTGCCTCTGACTACTGATGGCAAATTCGGTAAGTTCTTCTGGCCCGAACTTTCAAAGTTTGCCGCTGCTTTCCCCACGTGAGTAGAAAGAATTTTCTGATTGGGCTGGAAAGCCACTCGCCTGATTTTCGCGATCCAATGAAAAAGCCCTCACGATTTTTGTCGACTCGTCCGTCATGCGAGgaaaaacatggaaaacaCTAGTCGCTCGAACTAGTGTGTAGTGTAGTGTCCCTGGTGCATGTGCGTGCTTATCACTGGAGGTACATTTGTAGTACAGTGTACGGCCTTGACTTCTTGGCAGAAAATATGCAACCCACTCAATCGCTGAATTGCTTCTGTTGGTGCTAACATGGAGATTGAGCAAATCACGTCGATGATGCTCTCGGTGACAAGCCGCAAATATTGGCAGGCAAAGGGCGGCTTCCCGCAAGATTGATGTACGTTCAATATACTAACGTAAACTGTCCTCTCTCTCCCGCGGTCTAGGCCTCTCCATGTGTGGGACGGTCCAATCTGGGTCCACCGAGGCCATCGCCTCCCGTCGGCCTCAACCATGATGATGCCTCGGCCACCACCACAGTCAGCACAAAATCAACCAAGACAATCGCTCAGCACAGAATGGCCAAGCGAAACGAGGCTGATGCTGCCAACCCGGTGGCGGTTCCGCCCATGCCCTGGTTCGGCATGGACATCGGAGGAACCTTGACCAAGTTGGTCTATTTCGAGCCCACGGATGTGTCTTCTCAGGACGATACGAAAACCTATGAGGAAGCATCGCTTCTGGCCAATATCAAGCACTACCTGATCAAGAACAAGGCTTACGGTCAATCCGGTCACCGGGACAGTCATTTGGAGATGCGGGATGTGCTGATTGATGGCCGCACGGGGGTGCTACATTTTATCCGGTTTCCCACGGCTCAAATGGACTCCTTTGTGGAATTGGCCAAAGGCAAAGGCATGGCTAACTTGGCTTCCACCGTGTGTGCCACTGGGGGTGGAGCCTACAAGTTCGAAGATTTAGTCGAGAAAGAAGTGGGCATGAAGTTGCACAAATTTGACGAGTTGGATTCCCTCATGCGAGGGGTCGAATACATGGAACATTTTAATGCCTCGGAGTTGTTTTACTACGAGAATCCGCAAGAGGAGGAAAACTACCAGAAAGCCGTCTACCAAGCCGGGGCCATTTATCCCTTCATTCTGGTGAACATCGGATCGGGAGTGAGCATTTTATCCGTAAAAAGTCCCGATGAATACCGACGTGTTTGCGGAACCAGCTTGGGCGGCGGGACTTTCTTGGGCCTGTGTAGTCTCCTGACGAATTGCAAGGATTTTGAGGAGGCCTTAGCCTTGGCTGCTAAAGGCGATAATAAGAACGTGGACCGTTTGGTCCGGGATATTTACGGGGGAGATTATGCGAAATTCGGCCTGCAAGGTGACCTGGTCGCCTCTAGTTTCGGCCACATGAACGATTCAGTGCGGCGCGCCAATGCCCGACCCGAAGACCTTGCTAAAGCGACCTTGACTACCATCACCAACAATATTGGTTCCTTGGTGAAGTTGTGCGCTCAAGCGGAATCCCTTGAGCGGGTTatttttgttggcaatttTCTTCGCATCAATTCAATATCGATGAAGATGTTGGCCAGTGCTATGGATTTTTGGTCTCAAGGATCAACCAAGGCCTTATTTTGTGAGCACGAGGGCTATTATGGAGCCGTGGGCTGCTTGCTGGAATTAATGAAAACCCCTTAGTCATCGATTTGAGTTACAAAAATGTTTGTCTTCTGATCGATCGCTTGTTGGGTTTACACTCAGCTATTTTAAAAGTATTCTCATGATTTGTTTACATTTAAAGATAAAGAAAAGCATCCCGGTATAGCTATTCGTGCGACCACATATAACATAACCTCGATTTGGGCAATTACTTGTTTCCTTCTAGACAGACGCCAGccgattcttttttttcatttctttaatcATTTTCCTTTTACCGCATTCATGATGCATTTGCGATGGACAACAATACCATTCAACAGAGTTAAATATTCGGGTAGTAGGCTTAAAGTGAGAGATTACAGAAACCAATATTTGGTACTGAGAGTATCAAAAATATCCTGGTCATAACACGCAATAGGTGTCATAATACTGATGAGTTGGTTCGCTTGGTAACAGGGAAAATAGTTAATAATATCACAAGGATGTCTCCTTTTCTTTGGAtaaaattgttccaatttggtaaatttcaattggagcACCCAGAGTCTCGTGGTGGACTTTCTCGAGTGGGAGAACTTTCACGAGGCTGGCTGGCACTTAATGGGGAAAGGGTTTGGTCTCGATTGATGGCTTTAGATTTGACCACAGGTTTAGAAAGAGTGTTCACACCCGCTTTCTGTAGAATGGCATCTTccaaaatgatatcaaaaaattCCTTCCCGTTTCCAATATCACGAGTTGACAGCACTTTCATGATGAACACATCTCCGTCGACGTAGTGACGAATCATTTCGTCGTCCATTTTGACCAACAGGTCGTTGTGAGTGCGACGAAACAAAAATCGGACGTCAATGGCATCTAGCACGTATTTCGATGCTATGGCACGAATAAGTCCCGGGGCCGAAGGGGGGACCACGTGGACAGGGGTAAgaatttcttcttcgtcttgacGAACATAGAGCATGACTCTGTTTCCTTTCGCCCGAGAAGACTCCTCCGAATGATCACCCAGGCCATGATGAGTGTCTCGAGCCTCGCTAATTCTCTCGGCGAGCACAGGGCTGGGGAGAATATCGGGCGAATCCGAAAGGTCGTCCCCCATGCCCGCCACATTATTGGTGACCACAAACGCTGGTGAAGGTGTCATCGATGCGTCGTAGAGGATAGGCTCGGTGACTAGATCAAAGGCTCTTTGAAACAAGGATTGAGGCTGGGGTTGGAAGGTGAAATTGGACGATGAACCAGATCTCATCATTCTGCGCTCTTCCTCGCGAGTTTTTCTTTCGGCTCCTTTGTCGCAAAAAGTCTTAATCTGGCAGAAGGCACGATCGACCAGCCCGTTGGGCTTTTCGCCATCGTAAGTGTCAACCTTAAAAATTAATGCAAGTGATTAGTGATCACACAGACAGCGGGTCAGTGGCCTTGCCGGACTCTTACCTGGATGTGCAAGGGGATGCCTTTCACCCCTTTTTGAGAGCTGAAATCCGTGGAAAGGCATCGAATGGCCACCTGCACTTGAGCCGCAGCCACGCGAGGCTGCCAGCAAATCATGACGGCATTGTGAGCTATTTCGTTAAAGGGGATCGACACACCTGATGAGTTTTTAATGTCCAAATCGAGCAATCGAGTTTGGCTGGAATGCTGTCGTTTTTGCCAGAACCGCCAATGATTTCGGGCCTCTTCGCGTTCTTTTTTCTCACGAAATTGGAGCATAATTATGCTGACAGCAGTATCCGATGGACAGGCCCATTGTTCGGAGGCGCAATATTCCAATGTTAATCCGTAAAACTGATCCTTGTTCAGGTACGTCAGCGAATCTTCGCCGTGGCGCACAAAGCCGGAAGTGGGCGCGTCTAGCGTGTAGACAAAACCTTCTTTACATGCCGAATTAAGCCAGGTGCCCAATTGGACTGACGGCGACGTCACACCCCGAAAATCGGAGTTGTCTTGCGAATCCTCACGCGCCCGTTTCCGACCTTTCTTCGAGCCCCGATTAGGTGACGAGCCCTCCGCACTCAAGAACGTGTCACCTAACAATTGGGATGAGGGGTGCATTCCCGGACCCTCATCAAGGGTCGTCGAATCCGTCAAAGACGAGTCAGAAGCCGGTCCCAAGGCCACCAAACTCGATTCGGGTAGATCCATACTCACAGGGGAAAAACCTCGATTGGCATCGAAGACTCGCCGAGGGGCCGCATTTGCCTCGGCATTTCGCATTAAAGCCGCGAGGGTAGCCGTCAACGGACTGCGGCCCTCAGATGCAATGGGTCCAGCACGCCCCCCATGGGTCAATCGAAACGTAGGACCAAATCTGGACCCACTCGGTGTGACCTCTTCGCTTGAGATTCTCAACCGATTTGGACTGGTGCGACCCAGGCTGACCGGGGCGCGCTGCTCGGCTACACTAACAGTGGTGCGCTGGTCAAACGAGTCCAAAGAGAGCGAGGGCTTGCTGCTCGGATGCATCCCGAAAGCCCAAGCCGGTTCTGTTGGGTGGGAGAGGGAAAGCCGGAACCGGATACAGGATACCGGGAACAGACGAGAGTCAAGGCTACACCGGGAATCACGAGGATCAGAGAAGGACCGGTTTAAGGAACGACTAGTACATCAATGGGCCGGGGAGGCTGACTGATGTCACATGGGTGAGCACTCTAAAGCGGAATTGATGAAACTATGACGAGCAGCGAGTCTAACTGAAGATGTTTCTTCAATGACGGAATCGAACCGGCTTTTTCCGAATCCGGACCTGATTTGGGTTGAGAGGTGccagggatggatggatggatccatCCAATTCATCCAATTATGACGTTTCTCAAAGGTGAGTGGGTCTCTCTGCCCAACCAGGCCCACTCGGCCAAGTCGAGGGCCtgcttctcttcttcttctcaatcttccttccttcgttcCCTCCTCTGTCTGGTTCCAACATCATCAGGCAGTCAGGCCGTCATGAATGCTTTTCTCAGCCGGCTTTGGACAGGTGAAGAGGTAACTAGAAGCTAACAGGATCAGCCAAACTGGATACCATGGGCCAGACAGAGAGGCACATAGCCCCCCATCCCCCATCACAGGCCGTATGGAGCCTGGGAGGCCAGACTGATGAAATTCTTAGCGAGGCCGTAGGCAGTGGTCTATTCCGGTAAATGCATGACCACCGTTTCATCTAGAGTAAAAAAAAGGGCAGGGTATGTTGAGGTTAGAATGTCTAAGTAGAAAAGTTTGTGGGTGGGAAATGGGAACCCTAGGAACCCATAAAAAAACCGAGTCACTTGTAATTATTCTGGAAAGAAATGAGACACAAAAGCGCGACAAAAGTCGTGGATGTTATGGGTAAATTTATGTCGGATGCAGTACACTGACAAGTCATAAGATTAGATCTCGCCGGGAATCTTGACTAATAGGGATCAGGGGCAACGGTCAACCATTTCCTCAGTAGCAAAAGGAATATGTGATAGTCTAATATATCCTCGACATTTCGCTTCCACGAGGCTTCAGGAAATGTCAGTCGAATATAAAAGTTGGGCTGGTAATTTGGCTTTTTCGTACATTTTTGGGGCGCAATCCCACATATTTAAGTATTCACCCAACCTACCAACACGGTGACGTCATGGACTTTGTTGTTAAACATGTAGAACGATCAAAACATGGTCAACACGTGAGAAGGCTTGGAGCGATTGAAGGCACCACTTTCAATTCGATTTGGATTGACTTGAAGACCCGTCCCATCTTGGATCGCCATTCACCGGGCATCATGACATCGGCACCTGATCAAGATGAGGTGGCTAATGCCGAAGAAGGTCGTCGATTTCAGGCCTTGATCGcccaacaaaacaaaaagaaaaagaaaagcgGCGGATTTCAATCCATGGGCCTGGATCATGAGATATTCCGTGGCATCATGAAAAAAGGATACCGTGTGCCCACGCCCATTCAACGAAAGGTAAgaggatgagaaaaaaatcaaagcatgATGTGTGGAAATGGAGCTGGTCCTCAGTTCTGAtgtgtaggcgttgatcctgtagcatgattgaagtttttgacccaaatccGTAAACAACCCTTTATACAAAGGTtagctctaattcgttggttgatcaggTATTACATAAAtgtaaagttaaaaaagatGTTTAACTCTTTCTTCTTGAACAGCTGGGAATTATAACCACGGGAGCGGTAAAGAAGCCCGTTAAAATTGCACGCTTTAATGATTTTAAGCATCTAACATTTTTCACAATTTGTCATCTACCTTTTGGTGCTCTGGGCCAGGTTCGTCATACTGAAGATTAAATGTTGCCCAATCAAGGTACTCTCCCAAAAGAAATGgccatgtgtttttttttatttaatttttttctatttttttctattttagaGTATTCCAGTCATCTTAGAAGGTCGCGATGCCGTGGCCATGGCTCGAACGGGTAGCGGTAAAACAGCCGCTTTCCTCATTCCACTCTTCCAGAAACTCAAAAGTCGCTCAGCCAAAGTGGGGGCCCGAGCTCTCATTCTCTCGCCCACGAAAGAGTTGGCCTTGCAGACCTTGAAGTTCACGCGAGACTTGGGTCGCTTCTCAGGTCTACGTTCCGTTTGCATCTTGGGCGGTGAATCCATGGAGAagcagtttgctcaaatgcacGAGAATCCCGATATCATCATCGCCACGCCCGGTCGATTGGTCCATTTGAGTGTGGAAATGAGTCTCAAACTCACGTCGATTGAATATGTGGTGTTTGACGAGGCTGATCGGTCAGTAGCAATTGAACTACTCATCTCATCTTTCTTCCAAACTTGAATAGTAGAATAGATGACCCAAATATGCCACTCCTTTAGATTGTTCGAGATGGGTTTTGGTGAGCAGCTCACCGAGATTTTGGCCCGTCTCCCCGAGAATCGACAGACTCTCCTGTTTTCGGCTACTCTTCCGAAGTTGTTGTTGGAATTCACCAAAGCCGGGCTTTCGGATCCGGTGTTAATTCGATTGGATGCGGATACAAAAATTCCAGACACGCTCAAAATGGGCTTCTTCAGTTGCCGGAGTGAAGGCAAACCCGCCATCTTACTCCATCTTTTCCGACAAATCATCCACCCAAGCGAGCAAACCGTTATCTTTGCCTCCACCCGACATCACGTTGAATATTTGCACGCACTGCTTGACCGTGCCAACATTTCCAACACGTATATGCATTCACATTTGGATCCAACCGCCCGTAAAATCAACACGGCCAAGTTTCAGGCTCGCAAGTCGAATGTTCTCATTGTGACGGATGTGGCTGCCCGTGGAATTGATattccacttttggacaatgtAATCAACTACAACTTTCCTTCGAGGGCCAAGCTATTTGTCCATCGAGTGGGGCGTGTGGCACGCGCTGGCCG
This Tigriopus californicus strain San Diego chromosome 7, Tcal_SD_v2.1, whole genome shotgun sequence DNA region includes the following protein-coding sequences:
- the LOC131884010 gene encoding grainyhead-like protein 1 homolog, yielding MHPSSKPSLSLDSFDQRTTVSVAEQRAPVSLGRTSPNRLRISSEEVTPSGSRFGPTFRLTHGGRAGPIASEGRSPLTATLAALMRNAEANAAPRRVFDANRGFSPVSMDLPESSLVALGPASDSSLTDSTTLDEGPGMHPSSQLLGDTFLSAEGSSPNRGSKKGRKRAREDSQDNSDFRGVTSPSVQLGTWLNSACKEGFVYTLDAPTSGFVRHGEDSLTYLNKDQFYGLTLEYCASEQWACPSDTAVSIIMLQFREKKEREEARNHWRFWQKRQHSSQTRLLDLDIKNSSGVSIPFNEIAHNAVMICWQPRVAAAQVQVAIRCLSTDFSSQKGVKGIPLHIQVDTYDGEKPNGLVDRAFCQIKTFCDKGAERKTREEERRMMRSGSSSNFTFQPQPQSLFQRAFDLVTEPILYDASMTPSPAFVVTNNVAGMGDDLSDSPDILPSPVLAERISEARDTHHGLGDHSEESSRAKGNRVMLYVRQDEEEILTPVHVVPPSAPGLIRAIASKYVLDAIDVRFLFRRTHNDLLVKMDDEMIRHYVDGDVFIMKVLSTRDIGNGKEFFDIILEDAILQKAGVNTLSKPVVKSKAINRDQTLSPLSASQPRESSPTRESPPRDSGCSN